The Salvia splendens isolate huo1 chromosome 21, SspV2, whole genome shotgun sequence genome includes a window with the following:
- the LOC121783903 gene encoding senescence-specific cysteine protease SAG39-like: MALASSWKLLIASIVLFQLCNSLASARTVPDASMVEMHEKWMLENGRVYKDEAEKAKRFNIFKENAEYIESFNEEGGRTYKLAINKFADLTNDEFKNSRNGFMMPSHSKSPKVSSSFRYANVSAAPAGVDWRKKGAVTAIKDQGQCGCCWAFSAVAATEGINQIKTGNLISLSEQQLVDCDTSEDEGCNGGLMDDAFQYIINNKGLTTEKNYPYQGVDGTCNSKKESSDAARITGYEDVPANSESSLLKAVANQPVSVAIDASGSDFQFYSSGVFTGECGTDLDHGVTAVGYGAASNGTKYWIVKNSWGTSWGENGYILMQRDIGAAQGICGIAMQASYPTA, encoded by the exons ATGGCTTTGGCATCTTCTTGGAAGCTTCTTATTGCATCAATCGTGCTGTTTCAACTCTGCAATTCTCTAGCATCGGCACGAACAGTACCTGATGCATCCATGGTAGAGATGCATGAGAAATGGATGTTGGAGAACGGCCGTGTGTACAAAGATGAAGCGGAGAAGGCCAAAAGATTCAATATATTCAAGGAGAATGCTGAGTATATTGAGTCGTTTAACGAGGAAGGTGGTCGGACTTACAAACTTGCCATCAACAAATTTGCTGATCTAACGAATGATGAATTCAAGAATTCTAGAAACGGATTCATGATGCCTTCTCATTCAAAATCGCCTAAGGTTTCTTCGTCGTTTAGGTATGCAAATGTGAGTGCAGCTCCCGCTGGCGTGGATTGGAGAAAGAAAGGAGCCGTTACAGCTATAAAGGATCAAGGCCAATGTG GATGTTGTTGGGCATTTTCAGCGGTTGCAGCTACAGAAGGAATCAACCAGATAAAGACAGGGAATCTAATCTCGCTATCCGAACAACAACTTGTTGACTGTGACACAAGCGAGGACGAGGGCTGCAACGGTGGACTAATGGATGACGCGTTTCAGTATATCATTAACAACAAAGGCCTCACAACCGAAAAAAACTACCCATACCAAGGAGTGGATGGCACGTGCAACTCGAAGAAGGAATCATCTGACGCAGCCAGGATCACAGGGTACGAGGATGTGCCTGCCAACAGTGAATCGTCTCTGCTCAAAGCAGTGGCGAATCAGCCAGTATCAGTGGCTATTGATGCGAGTGGTTCGGACTTCCAGTTCTATTCGAGTGGAGTCTTCACTGGCGAGTGTGGGACGGATCTAGACCATGGAGTGACTGCAGTTGGATATGGGGCGGCCAGCAATGGGACCAAGTATTGGATCGTGAAGAACTCGTGGGGAACGAGCTGGGGCGAAAATGGATACATCTTGATGCAGAGGGATATTGGAGCTGCACAAGGTATCTGTGGCATTGCCATGCAAGCTTCATATCCAACTGCTTGA
- the LOC121784155 gene encoding uncharacterized protein LOC121784155, with the protein MAEREGASVKQGHDEGLKMAVALLEEFELPCGLLPLADVVEVGFVRTTGYMWIQQKKKVEHNFKVISKLVSYDTSVTGYLGKKRIKKLKGVKAKELMLWPPVSEIVLVDPPTGKINFKSLAGITKTFPVEAFAAVQ; encoded by the coding sequence ATGGCAGAGAGGGAAGGAGCATCCGTGAAGCAAGGCCACGACGAAGGGCTGAAGATGGCCGTGGCGCTCCTAGAGGAGTTCGAGCTGCCATGCGGGCTTCTACCATTGGCCGATGTGGTGGAGGTCGGGTTCGTGAGGACCACAGGGTACATGTGGATTCAGCAGAAGAAGAAGGTCGAGCACAATTTCAAGGTGATCAGCAAGCTAGTGAGCTACGACACGAGCGTAACGGGCTATTTAGGGAAGAAGCGGATCAAGAAGCTCAAGGGAGTCAAGGCCAAGGAGCTCATGCTGTGGCCGCCCGTCAGTGAGATCGTCCTTGTCGATCCGCCAACGGGGAAGATCAACTTCAAGAGCCTTGCGGGCATCACCAAGACCTTCCCTGTCGAGGCCTTTGCTGCAGTCCAGTGA
- the LOC121784506 gene encoding major pollen allergen Pla l 1-like, giving the protein MASSLKIAVLLAGALLVSLADVAEAQDAQFVVEGEVYCEVCRINFINKLSVPMAGATVRLECRGEEVTNITYKLEGTTDSAGHYQLNVVGDHGTEECGVTLVKSSQPDCDILPDEGWAIEPTSKITLTKNSGFHDKVRHANPLGFTKKERDAGCAALFKELEINPDEK; this is encoded by the exons ATGGCAAGTTCTTTAAAAATCGCAGTTCTGTTGGCCGGCGCCCTACTTGTATCGCTGGCTGACGTCGCCGAAGCCCAAGACGCGCAGTTCGTGGTTGAGGGCGAGGTCTATTGTGAAGTTTGCCGcatcaatttcatcaacaaGCTTAGTGTACCTATGGCAG GTGCGACCGTGCGCCTAGAGTGCCGAGGTGAAGAAGTCACAAACATAACATACAAACTTGAGGGCACGACCGACTCAGCCGGGCACTACCAGCTAAATGTGGTCGGAGACCATGGCACAGAGGAGTGCGGTGTGACACTAGTGAAGAGCAGTCAACCCGACTGTGACATCCTGCCTGACGAAGGCTGGGCCATCGAGCCAACATCAAAGATCACGCTGACCAAAAATAGTGGCTTCCATGACAAAGTGCGACATGCGAACCCACTAGGGTTCACCAAGAAGGAGCGGGACGCTGGCTGCGCCGCGCTCTTCAAAGAGCTCGAGATCAACCCGGATGAAAAATGA
- the LOC121783788 gene encoding dof zinc finger protein DOF1.5-like produces the protein MPQLQENNTPSGIKLFGATITPREKSDPKTDPEHEKPDPAQEKRPDKIIPCPRCKSTETKFCYFNNYNVNQPRHFCKGCQRYWTAGGALRNVPVGAGRRKAKPPCLQPDFSNGNCMFDPASGGPHQLDFDVVEWHAAEHGGFRHLFAGKRRRCATNSQSC, from the coding sequence ATGCCTCAACTCCAAGAAAACAACACCCCATCAGGGATCAAATTATTCGGAGCCACAATCACCCCTAGAGAAAAATCAGACCCAAAAACCGACCCCGAACACGAGAAACCTGACCCTGCCCAGGAAAAGCGGCCGGACAAGATCATCCCGTGTCCGAGGTGCAAGAGCACGGAGACCAAATTCTGCTACTTCAACAACTACAACGTCAACCAGCCGCGCCACTTCTGCAAGGGCTGCCAGCGCTACTGGACCGCCGGCGGCGCCCTGCGCAATGTTCCCGTCGGGGCCGGCCGTCGCAAGGCAAAGCCGCCCTGCCTTCAGCCTGACTTTTCTAATGGTAATTGCATGTTCGACCCCGCCTCCGGTGGGCCCCACCAGCTTGATTTCGACGTTGTCGAGTGGCACGCGGCGGAGCACGGCGGATTCCGGCATCTATTCGCCGGGAAGAGGCggagatgcgccaccaatagtCAAAGCTGTTGA